The stretch of DNA TACATGGATATTTAAAAAATCTTTTGAAAAACAATTGAGAAAAATTTCTGAACATGACGAATTAAAAAATTTATATATTAAAACTTATGAAATGATTGAAGAATTAATTAAAGGGACTATTAATCGTAAAGAAAATAATCTAAATTCACAATTTAGTAAATTAACTGCTGAAATTAATATGTTAGCTTCAACTGAAATTATAGAAAAGTATAAGTTGGTGATAGATTTATATGAAAAATGGGCTGATTTATTTATAAAAGCCTATCCTCCTTCTGCAAATGGGTATAAAATTGTATATTCTAAATCAATGGATTCAACATTAAAATATAAAGAGCCAGCAAAAAATGCTTATGAAATATTATATAAAGAATATGAATGTTTACATGAACTTATGCGTTTAGAAATAAAAAAGAATAAATTAAAATAAAAAATATAAAAGTTTTCTTGTTCCCATCGTCCTCGATGGGAATACATACTACAAAACTATTTTTTCTAAAAGTATAAAAGTCATTACTTCTTCTTGCTTTATATGGACAAAGTAAGCTAAACTTCAAGTGATGATGAAATACAAAAATGTAATTTTCATCCAAATTCAAAAAATTTAGCAAAATCTTTATGTGCAACAGCCGATGGAATGTTTTTATTATCAGTTAAGATAGAAAATTATGATTTAAAAACAGAATTAACAAATTACTTTTTAGAGATTGAAAAGTTATCAAAAATAAATTAAAAGAAATTATATGAACGTTACAAAAGATAAAATATCATCGGTTTTTTTCCAATATTCAATACCTGCTGTATTAGGAATGTTGGCTATTTCATCAGCAAATATTGTTGATGGATTTTTTATAGGAAATTATGTAGGTGATTTTGGACTTGCGGCAATTAATATAACTTTTCCTATTTTCTCTTTACTATTTGGATTTGCCTTAATGTTGGCAATTGGTAGCAGTGTTGTATCTGGAAAACTAATTGGTCAAGGAGATATTAAAAATGCTTCTATTATTTTTAGTAAAACTATGGTTTGTATCACTCTTTTTAGTTTTATAACTTGCACACTTTTATTTTTAAATATAGAGACTATTTTGCATCTTTTTGGAGCGGATGAAAACTTGACAAAAATTGCAATAGAGTATTTATCTGTTATATTAATTTTTATTCCTTTTTTGATGATAGGAGTAGTTTTAGATTATTTTGTAAGAGTTGATAATAGACCAAATCTCGCTTTCATAGCTTTACTTTCAAGTGCCCTTATAAATGTAATATTAGATTGGTTTTTGATTGTATATTTGCAAAAAGGTATTTTTGGAGCAGCCTTAGCAACTGGTATTTCTCAACTGGCTTTAATATTTATTTTACTACCTCATTTTTTTTCAAAAAAAGCAACACTTAAATTTGTAAAACCAATAGGAAGTTATATTCAAATAATAAAAGCTTCTTACAATGGAGCTTCTGAGTTTGTAAATGAAATTTCTGTAGGAATAACAACTTTGATTTTTAACTATGTGATGATAAAAAATTTTGATATAGAAGGAATTGCAGCATTTACAGTTATCAATTATCTTTTATTGATTGGAATAATGATAAGTTTTGGAATAAGTGATTCTTTACAACCAATTATTAGTAAAAATTTT from Arcobacter suis CECT 7833 encodes:
- a CDS encoding MATE family efflux transporter, with product MNVTKDKISSVFFQYSIPAVLGMLAISSANIVDGFFIGNYVGDFGLAAINITFPIFSLLFGFALMLAIGSSVVSGKLIGQGDIKNASIIFSKTMVCITLFSFITCTLLFLNIETILHLFGADENLTKIAIEYLSVILIFIPFLMIGVVLDYFVRVDNRPNLAFIALLSSALINVILDWFLIVYLQKGIFGAALATGISQLALIFILLPHFFSKKATLKFVKPIGSYIQIIKASYNGASEFVNEISVGITTLIFNYVMIKNFDIEGIAAFTVINYLLLIGIMISFGISDSLQPIISKNFGAKENKRIEEFLKLAFITTGVVGVVMILLIIFTPNTLANIFLEDTNYKTKQIVLSFATFIWIAFLFDGVNLVISAYFTAIHKPLHSMIIAVSRSFIFPIFFIFTLPFFFDLNGIFMAIPMAEFVTFIISVILYRKFSPKKIIHL